A single window of Terriglobales bacterium DNA harbors:
- a CDS encoding carboxypeptidase-like regulatory domain-containing protein, translating into MADGCAATCVELPPLKPVHRIWGVVFFPSGDAVVNAKVSVLRNGKEVATQQTDEDGKFSFSNLRPGAYELRAEATAAIPTASTKVVLINPQVKPKQEIAIQLDLQGCSSFALVDPKKFHPDTR; encoded by the coding sequence GTGGCAGACGGGTGCGCTGCGACGTGCGTCGAGCTGCCGCCGCTCAAGCCCGTCCATCGCATCTGGGGAGTCGTGTTTTTCCCAAGCGGCGACGCCGTCGTCAACGCCAAAGTTAGCGTGCTGCGAAATGGGAAAGAGGTAGCCACGCAACAAACTGACGAGGATGGCAAGTTTTCCTTCTCCAACCTAAGACCTGGTGCTTACGAACTCAGAGCTGAAGCCACGGCCGCCATCCCAACGGCGTCAACGAAGGTTGTCCTGATCAATCCTCAAGTGAAGCCCAAGCAGGAAATAGCCATTCAGCTGGACCTTCAGGGCTGCTCGAGTTTCGCTCTCGTGGATCCCAAAAAGTTTCATCCCGACACCAGGTAG